The following proteins are co-located in the Streptomyces sp. NBC_00435 genome:
- a CDS encoding glycoside hydrolase family 15 protein yields the protein MLRALTYTPTGAIVAAATTSLPESIGGTRNWDYRYTWVRDASLTLQALATGACKQEKADFFAFLAQAAATQLERGVDLQVMYGIGGERDLSERTLSHLSGWRGSSPVRVGNDAWRQRQLDVYGELLDAAHQTLPHGELLDPPVRTFLRQCAEAAARRWADPDQGIWEGRGPARHFLHSKLMCWVALDRAIDLAPALDAHDRVSHWQHIRQQIRDTMEDQGYNAQVGAFTQAFGSRRLDASALMLPLTGFLPGNDPRVRSTVEAIAGKLTDSRGLVRRYLEDDIDHDEGTFLLCTFWLAQALALTGQSARARQAFENALAHANDVGLLPEEVDTASGEALGNFPQAFSHIGLINAALTIRNSETENVREDATNSE from the coding sequence GTGCTGCGCGCCCTGACCTACACGCCGACCGGGGCGATCGTCGCAGCGGCGACGACGTCGCTCCCGGAGAGCATCGGCGGAACCCGCAACTGGGACTACCGCTACACCTGGGTCCGCGACGCCAGCCTCACCCTCCAGGCCCTGGCCACCGGCGCCTGCAAGCAGGAGAAGGCCGACTTCTTCGCCTTCCTCGCGCAGGCCGCCGCCACCCAGCTGGAGCGCGGTGTCGACCTCCAGGTCATGTACGGCATCGGCGGCGAGCGCGACCTGAGCGAACGCACGCTGTCGCACCTGTCGGGCTGGCGGGGCAGCAGCCCGGTGCGCGTCGGCAACGACGCCTGGCGCCAACGGCAGCTCGACGTCTACGGGGAACTCCTCGACGCCGCTCACCAGACGCTGCCCCACGGCGAACTCCTCGACCCGCCGGTCCGTACCTTCCTGCGCCAGTGTGCCGAGGCCGCCGCCAGACGCTGGGCGGATCCCGACCAGGGCATCTGGGAGGGCCGCGGCCCCGCCCGCCACTTCCTGCACTCCAAACTCATGTGCTGGGTCGCCCTGGACCGCGCCATCGACCTCGCCCCCGCCCTCGACGCCCACGACCGCGTCTCCCACTGGCAGCACATCCGCCAACAGATCCGCGACACCATGGAGGACCAGGGCTACAACGCTCAGGTGGGTGCGTTCACGCAGGCGTTCGGCAGCCGCCGCCTCGACGCCTCCGCGCTGATGCTGCCCCTCACCGGCTTCCTCCCGGGAAACGACCCCCGCGTGCGCTCCACCGTCGAGGCGATCGCCGGGAAGCTGACGGACTCACGGGGCCTGGTGCGCCGCTATCTGGAGGACGACATCGACCACGACGAGGGCACCTTCCTGTTGTGCACGTTCTGGCTCGCCCAGGCCCTCGCCCTGACCGGCCAGAGCGCCCGCGCCCGGCAGGCCTTCGAGAACGCCCTCGCCCACGCCAACGATGTGGGTCTCCTCCCCGAGGAAGTCGACACCGCCAGCGGCGAGGCCCTCGGAAATTTCCCGCAGGCCTTCAGCCACATCGGCCTCATCAACGCCGCCCTCACCATCCGCAACTCCGAAACCGAAAACGTACGGGAGGACGCGACGAACTCCGAGTGA
- a CDS encoding class I SAM-dependent methyltransferase, with product MTAQLTERATRTWQADPYADALRTGRGPLYLRRRDGWLLPLEVERWCAEADAADGTVLARCAGPVLDIGCGPGRLVAALARLGNTALGVDLTPEAVDRTLRAGGDALCRSVFDPLPQEGRWGTVLLIDGNIGIGGDPGALLRRTAELTAPGGSLLVEVADADVDERVEVYVDNGNGGRGASFWWARLGTRALITEAADAGWTPYGAWQEEGRRFVHLRH from the coding sequence ATGACCGCGCAGCTCACCGAGCGCGCCACCCGCACCTGGCAGGCAGACCCGTACGCGGACGCCCTGCGCACCGGACGGGGCCCGCTGTACCTCCGCCGCCGGGACGGCTGGCTGCTGCCGCTGGAGGTCGAGCGGTGGTGCGCCGAAGCCGACGCGGCCGACGGCACCGTGCTGGCCCGCTGCGCCGGTCCGGTCCTCGACATCGGCTGCGGCCCCGGCCGGCTGGTCGCTGCACTCGCCCGGCTCGGGAACACGGCCCTCGGTGTGGACCTCACCCCGGAAGCGGTCGACCGGACCCTGCGGGCAGGGGGCGACGCCCTGTGCCGCTCGGTGTTCGACCCGCTGCCCCAGGAGGGCCGTTGGGGCACGGTCCTCCTGATCGACGGCAACATCGGCATCGGCGGCGACCCCGGAGCATTGTTGCGCCGTACCGCCGAACTCACCGCCCCCGGCGGATCCCTGCTGGTGGAGGTGGCCGACGCCGACGTGGACGAGCGCGTCGAGGTGTACGTCGACAACGGCAACGGCGGTCGCGGAGCGTCCTTCTGGTGGGCCCGGCTCGGAACCCGGGCCCTGATCACAGAGGCCGCGGACGCGGGCTGGACTCCGTACGGCGCCTGGCAGGAGGAAGGCCGGCGCTTCGTCCACCTCCGGCACTGA
- a CDS encoding TIGR04282 family arsenosugar biosynthesis glycosyltransferase: MNTLLVIAKAPVAGRVKTRLTTAFTPQQAADLARASLRDTLDAVLATPAGRRVLVLDGQPGAWIPAGIEVVPQSSGGLDARLAAAFALAGGPALLIGMDTPQVTPSLLALGLDFTEADAWYGPAEDGGFWALGLAEPDPALLLGVPMSVPETGKVQRRRLTDAGLAVQDLPELCDVDTPADAQQVAAAAPGTRFAALYTGLCAVTSR, from the coding sequence GGCTGACCACGGCGTTCACCCCGCAACAGGCCGCCGACCTGGCCAGGGCCTCGCTCCGCGACACCCTCGACGCGGTCCTCGCCACTCCGGCCGGGCGACGCGTCCTGGTCCTCGACGGACAGCCCGGTGCCTGGATCCCGGCCGGCATCGAGGTCGTCCCGCAGAGCTCGGGCGGCCTGGACGCCCGACTGGCCGCCGCCTTCGCCCTCGCCGGGGGCCCGGCCCTGCTCATCGGCATGGACACCCCGCAGGTCACCCCCAGCCTGCTCGCCCTCGGGCTCGACTTCACCGAGGCGGACGCGTGGTACGGCCCTGCCGAGGACGGCGGGTTCTGGGCCCTGGGCCTCGCCGAACCCGACCCGGCCCTGCTGCTGGGTGTGCCCATGTCCGTACCGGAGACGGGGAAGGTGCAGCGGCGCCGGCTGACCGACGCCGGTCTGGCCGTGCAGGACCTGCCCGAACTGTGCGACGTGGACACCCCCGCCGACGCGCAGCAGGTCGCCGCCGCCGCGCCGGGGACCCGCTTCGCCGCCCTGTACACCGGACTGTGCGCGGTGACCTCCCGATGA
- a CDS encoding glycosyltransferase family 87 protein: MITSAVLAALTAALVLTVRYGGFFSDPVGLFWWYAACWALFATALVTLRRVPAGSVVPLLLAGAVAVTVTGLLGPPRTSTDSYRYAWDGRVQSAGISPYDHIPQDPALVRLRDPWLFPEGSTCSGPDLAGIPHTGTAPRCTRINRPAVHTIYPPVAEFYFLAIDALSPSGARHKPLQIGAGLISLGVTGTLLLILRRRGADLRKAAYWAWCPAVPLEAVNNAHIDALGVLLAIAGLGLVASRAQTRRAAGGLLIGAAIATKLMPAVVLPGVLSGVRRIRDAAAVLLPAAAFTALAYLPYVLISHQSVFGYLGGYVEEEGYDDPSAGSRYALLRLVLPDDWAFPVLLAAVAAVSLYVMWRGDPRRPWSGALLVTGWAFVLLTPGYSWYALLLIALAALDGRWEWLGIPLAGAAVYILGPTFGYGAALASIAYGAAAALVAVTAWCRHRGAGTGAKASQRQSARRKTSV, translated from the coding sequence GTGATCACCAGCGCCGTCCTGGCCGCCCTCACCGCCGCCCTCGTCCTCACCGTCCGGTACGGGGGGTTCTTCAGTGATCCCGTCGGGCTGTTCTGGTGGTACGCGGCCTGCTGGGCACTATTCGCCACGGCCCTGGTCACGCTGCGCCGCGTCCCAGCCGGATCCGTCGTGCCGCTGCTCCTGGCGGGGGCCGTGGCCGTCACGGTGACCGGGCTCCTCGGGCCGCCGCGCACCAGCACCGACTCCTACCGCTACGCCTGGGACGGCCGGGTACAGTCCGCTGGCATCTCCCCGTACGACCACATCCCGCAGGATCCCGCGCTCGTCCGGCTGCGCGACCCGTGGCTCTTCCCCGAGGGCTCCACCTGCTCCGGCCCGGACCTGGCGGGCATCCCCCACACCGGCACGGCGCCCCGCTGCACCCGCATCAACCGGCCGGCCGTCCACACCATCTACCCGCCCGTCGCGGAGTTCTATTTCCTCGCCATCGACGCGCTCTCGCCCTCCGGAGCCCGGCACAAGCCGCTGCAGATCGGCGCCGGCCTGATCTCCCTCGGCGTGACCGGCACGCTCCTGCTCATCCTGCGCCGACGCGGCGCAGACCTCCGCAAGGCCGCGTACTGGGCCTGGTGCCCGGCCGTCCCCCTGGAGGCCGTCAACAACGCCCACATCGACGCCCTCGGCGTGCTCCTCGCCATCGCCGGACTCGGCCTCGTCGCCTCCCGCGCCCAGACCCGGCGAGCAGCCGGTGGCCTGCTCATCGGCGCCGCCATCGCCACCAAACTCATGCCCGCCGTCGTCCTGCCCGGCGTCCTCTCCGGCGTCCGCCGCATCCGCGACGCCGCCGCCGTGCTCCTGCCCGCAGCGGCGTTCACCGCACTCGCCTACCTGCCGTACGTCCTGATCTCGCACCAATCGGTCTTCGGCTACCTCGGCGGCTACGTAGAGGAAGAGGGCTACGACGACCCCTCGGCCGGCTCCCGGTACGCGCTCCTGCGCCTCGTACTGCCCGACGACTGGGCCTTCCCCGTCCTGCTCGCCGCCGTCGCGGCGGTATCCCTGTACGTGATGTGGCGCGGGGACCCACGGCGCCCCTGGAGCGGCGCCCTGCTGGTCACCGGCTGGGCCTTCGTCCTCCTCACCCCCGGCTACTCCTGGTACGCCCTGCTCCTGATCGCGCTCGCCGCCCTGGACGGACGCTGGGAATGGCTCGGCATCCCCCTGGCCGGTGCAGCCGTCTACATCCTCGGACCGACCTTCGGCTACGGGGCAGCGCTCGCCTCCATCGCGTACGGGGCCGCCGCGGCCCTCGTCGCGGTCACGGCCTGGTGCCGGCACCGAGGCGCCGGGACCGGCGCCAAAGCCTCCCAGCGGCAATCTGCACGCCGTAAGACTTCCGTATGA
- a CDS encoding trehalase-like domain-containing protein, with translation MSERPIGDYAMLSDCRSAALVSSGGSVDWLCFPRFDGPAVFARLLDQDAGHWSIRPAGTPGQVSRRYLPDTLVMETTFRTPTGTAVLVDALALGRRERGHAMGTSSPGTLLRQVTCTSGAVDITVEFAPRPEFGLIQPVMRPVRGGLLARGGAQVLMLATDLAFSLDGSTAHAGVTLKAGDRLGFALSAEPAWGSAPKPWSPRRIRRRLADTETGWRSWSTLHAAYTGP, from the coding sequence GTGAGCGAGCGCCCCATCGGCGACTACGCGATGCTCTCGGACTGCCGGTCGGCTGCGCTGGTGAGTTCGGGCGGGTCGGTGGACTGGCTGTGCTTCCCGCGCTTCGACGGCCCGGCGGTCTTCGCCCGGCTCCTCGACCAGGACGCGGGTCACTGGTCGATCCGCCCGGCCGGTACTCCGGGGCAGGTGAGCCGTCGCTACCTGCCCGACACCCTGGTCATGGAGACCACCTTCCGCACCCCCACCGGCACCGCGGTGCTCGTTGACGCGCTGGCCCTCGGCCGCCGCGAACGCGGGCACGCCATGGGGACCTCCTCGCCGGGAACGCTGCTGCGCCAGGTCACCTGTACGAGCGGCGCGGTCGACATCACCGTGGAGTTCGCCCCGCGCCCGGAGTTCGGGCTGATCCAGCCCGTCATGAGGCCCGTCCGCGGGGGCCTGCTGGCCCGCGGAGGCGCCCAGGTCCTGATGCTCGCCACCGACCTCGCCTTCAGCCTGGACGGATCGACGGCCCACGCCGGAGTCACCCTGAAGGCCGGGGACCGCCTCGGTTTCGCGCTCAGCGCCGAGCCGGCCTGGGGATCCGCTCCCAAGCCGTGGTCCCCGCGCCGCATCCGCCGCCGGCTGGCCGACACCGAAACGGGCTGGCGGTCCTGGTCCACACTCCACGCCGCCTACACGGGCCCCTGA
- a CDS encoding DUF4383 domain-containing protein produces the protein MATVTQDQTRRGRGVVLDDHLPLDHRLGRVYRGGAGLMGAFLVVFGVLGLIDRIGFFSTSGSMVMGLGSNGALSVASVLVGGLLLAGAVIGGNTASTVNIIVGVAFLAAGFASLAVLDTRLNVFAFHLQNVLFSFVTGLLLMTFGMYGRVSGSLPHDNPYWRSRHPRS, from the coding sequence ATGGCCACAGTCACGCAGGACCAGACCAGGCGCGGGCGCGGCGTCGTACTCGACGACCACCTCCCCCTCGACCACCGGCTGGGCCGCGTCTACCGCGGTGGCGCCGGACTGATGGGCGCCTTCCTCGTCGTGTTCGGCGTCCTCGGGCTGATCGACCGGATCGGGTTCTTCAGCACCAGCGGAAGCATGGTGATGGGCCTGGGCAGCAACGGGGCTCTGAGCGTGGCCTCCGTCCTCGTGGGCGGCCTGCTGCTCGCCGGTGCGGTCATCGGCGGGAACACCGCATCCACCGTCAACATCATCGTGGGCGTAGCCTTCCTCGCGGCCGGTTTCGCCAGCCTCGCCGTGCTGGACACCCGCTTGAACGTGTTCGCGTTCCACCTCCAGAACGTGCTCTTCAGCTTCGTCACCGGCCTGCTGCTGATGACCTTCGGCATGTACGGCCGCGTCAGCGGATCTCTGCCCCACGACAACCCGTACTGGCGATCCCGTCACCCTCGGAGCTGA
- a CDS encoding DUF6479 family protein codes for MDTSVHNLAVDMTLTNIGWFGIVGVLIVAVLIAAFVLGAKVRAHEPPPPTPDSQPHLPAGGAVHEVREQPEDREARGFPAGGLSPHQMGGYGNGGSTTRPHPEQPLPEGESAVHHRGA; via the coding sequence ATGGACACCAGCGTGCACAACCTGGCAGTGGACATGACCCTGACGAACATCGGGTGGTTCGGGATCGTCGGAGTTCTCATCGTCGCCGTCCTGATCGCCGCGTTCGTCCTCGGCGCGAAGGTCCGGGCACACGAACCCCCTCCCCCCACACCCGACAGCCAGCCACACCTCCCGGCCGGCGGGGCCGTCCACGAAGTGCGCGAGCAGCCCGAAGACCGCGAGGCGAGGGGCTTCCCCGCCGGAGGCCTCAGCCCGCACCAGATGGGCGGCTACGGCAACGGCGGCTCCACCACCCGCCCCCATCCCGAACAGCCCCTCCCCGAGGGTGAATCCGCCGTCCATCACCGCGGCGCCTGA